Below is a window of Immundisolibacter sp. DNA.
CCGCAGCGGCCTGAAGGTGGGTCTGTCGCAGCAGGAAATCGTCGAGATCATCGGCCACGTGGGCGTCTACGCCGGCTTTCCGGCCGCCGCCAACGCCTATTTCGCGATGAAGGAAGCGCTCTCCGAGAGCGCCGCGGCGCGCCAGGCGGCGGCTGCCAAGGGCGCCGCCGAACCGGCAGCCGGCAAGGTCAAGTCCGTGAAGGCAAAGCCCGGCAAGGCCGCTCCTGACGGCAAGGCCAAGCCGGCCAAGGCCGGCAAGAAGGGCTGAAGCGGTGGCTCCGGTGCTCGGTTTCATCGGCCTGGGCACCATGGGCCTGCCCATGTCCGGGCATCTGGCGCGTGCCGGCCATCGGGTGCTCGGTTACGATCCGTCCGCTTCGGCGCTTTCCGCGGCGGTCCAGCAGGGCCTGGCTGCCTGCAGCGATGCCGTGGCCGTCGGGCAGGGCGCGCAGATCGTGTTCACCTGCCTGCCGAGCCAGAACGTGGTCCGCGCCACGGTGAATACGCTCATCGCCAGCATGGCGCCCGGCGGCGTGATCGTCGATTGCAGCACCATCAGCCCGCAGCTGGCGGGCGAGCTGGCGGCCGATGCTGCCAAACATGACATTGGTTTTCTGGACGCGCCGCTCAGTGGCGCCGGCGCCGGGGCGCAGGCGGCCACGCTCAGCATCATGGTCGGTGGCGAGGCGGCCGTCTTCGAGCGCGTGCGACCGCTGCTGGAACACATGGGCAAGCACATCTTTCACCTGGGCGCGGCCGGCAGCGGGCAGACCGCCAAGCTGTGCCAGAACCTGATCCTGGTGTCCACGCTGTCGGGGGTCATGG
It encodes the following:
- a CDS encoding NAD(P)-dependent oxidoreductase, encoding MLGFIGLGTMGLPMSGHLARAGHRVLGYDPSASALSAAVQQGLAACSDAVAVGQGAQIVFTCLPSQNVVRATVNTLIASMAPGGVIVDCSTISPQLAGELAADAAKHDIGFLDAPLSGAGAGAQAATLSIMVGGEAAVFERVRPLLEHMGKHIFHLGAAGSGQTAKLCQNLILVSTLSGVMESVALGRAVGIEPQRLLEVMDTCLAPTRVMEVLVKPKFDGRVPFDHSTDGLTMICKDITLVRELAERVGVHLPVGSRIQSLYQQAVEKGHGRKDLLAWYELIEQGVFEAD